ATTCGGCGCTGTCCCACAAAATTTAATTGGATGGTCTTTAATTGTTATATTCTGGATTTTTGTTGCTGGACTTTTGACGATAGCTATTAATATAGCTAAATACTATTTACAAAAGAAGCAGATAACAACTCACTGCTCTTGACCTTCACTATGGCGCTTCGCGCCTTCGTTCAGGCAAGAGAGTTCAAGCGTTGGGCATCAATCAAGGAGGGGGATATGAGAAAAGCATTGGTGGCAGTTGCAGCGGCTTTGTTTTGCATTTCGCTTGCGCATGCGCAAACCGATGTGCTGATTGAGATCGACAGGGGGCGAACGGAAGGAATTTTCACAAAATCCCCTGTGTTCCAGCGGGCGATCCTGGCCAAGCCGGCCAAGCCTACCGACACGGCTCTCTTGTATTTTCGGGGCTACCCGGGCATTGCAAGAATCAAGTCTGTGGCGGACAAGCAGCCCAATCTGCAACCTTTCATGAGAATGAACCAACGGTTTTTTGCAAAAGAAGGCATTGCGCTAGTGATCATGGACTGCCCTACTGATCAGTGGGGCATATCCGGGGGTCAGCCGACCGGTTGCCTTGACAGCTATCGGTCATCGAAAGAACACGCTGACGATGTGAGAAGCATCATCGCCAAACTCAGGGATGAGCACGGGATTTCAAGGATTTTTGTGATGGGACATAGCTTCGGAACGATCAGCTCGAGGTGGCTGGCAAAGAACCTCGGCAACGAGATCAGCGGCAGCATTCATTCCGCGTCGATGAACGGGCAAAATAGTCGGGGCTTTGCGAATTCACTTGCCGGGTTTTCCTATGACTCCACACCCGCCCCGGTGCTTCATGTTCATAACGAGAACGATGCCTGCCAGTACACGCCTTATTCGACCGTGAAGGAATATGCCGGCGAGAATCTGGTGACGGTGCGTGGCGGCGTGGCCGAGGGAGACCCCTGTGGTGGTGCCCACCTGCACTCCTACCAGGGACGCGAGGGGGTTGTGGTCAGATCAATCATTTCCTGGATAAAGACAGGGAGGGTAGATCGGCAGATCGGGGAATGAAAGTACCGACGAAGATGCTGAAGAAATTGGCTGGCAACACGCCCAACAATCGCATTGAGTAGGACGCGAAGAAGCGCGGCGGCCTTATCGGGCTAGGCTTTTGGCGCGCCTCTCATGCGTGGCGTTATGTTTCGGACAATATGAAAAAATTATCTATCATACTTACTCTTTGTCTATTCACTCTGATCTCTGGCTGTAAGCTAAAATTTGAAGATGTAAGCGACCATCCAGGATATAAACCCTTATTAAACACTCGCTTTTCTCTGACAAACGAGATGTTTATTTCTGGGGTTAATTTGTCACCTGGTTATGGCGAAGAAATTAATATATACACCATTAGCCCGACTCAGCCGACTTGGTCCGGTCCGGAGTT
The sequence above is drawn from the Pseudomonadota bacterium genome and encodes:
- a CDS encoding lysophospholipase, with the translated sequence MRKALVAVAAALFCISLAHAQTDVLIEIDRGRTEGIFTKSPVFQRAILAKPAKPTDTALLYFRGYPGIARIKSVADKQPNLQPFMRMNQRFFAKEGIALVIMDCPTDQWGISGGQPTGCLDSYRSSKEHADDVRSIIAKLRDEHGISRIFVMGHSFGTISSRWLAKNLGNEISGSIHSASMNGQNSRGFANSLAGFSYDSTPAPVLHVHNENDACQYTPYSTVKEYAGENLVTVRGGVAEGDPCGGAHLHSYQGREGVVVRSIISWIKTGRVDRQIGE